The following proteins are encoded in a genomic region of archaeon BMS3Bbin15:
- the speH gene encoding S-adenosylmethionine decarboxylase proenzyme precursor gives MKIEVGIQVISEICGCNPDIISKKEVLGPLLDKIVEEVGLTVLTHRHHQFTPGGVTSFYMLAESHLALHTWPEYGYCALDIFTCGDRNKALEASRRISKVLEAEDVKERVISRGVEEFEQKIKIKKAVTAFH, from the coding sequence ATGAAGATTGAAGTAGGTATTCAGGTAATTTCTGAGATTTGTGGATGTAATCCTGATATAATTTCAAAAAAGGAAGTTTTGGGTCCTCTTTTAGATAAAATTGTTGAAGAGGTTGGTCTGACAGTTCTAACTCACAGGCATCACCAGTTTACGCCCGGTGGAGTCACCTCATTTTATATGCTTGCTGAATCTCATCTTGCCCTGCACACATGGCCAGAGTATGGCTATTGTGCTCTTGATATCTTTACATGCGGTGACAGGAATAAAGCTCTTGAGGCTTCGAGGAGAATTTCGAAAGTTCTGGAGGCAGAGGATGTTAAGGAAAGAGTTATTTCGAGAGGAGTTGAGGAGTTTGAGCAGAAAATCAAGATTAAAAAAGCAGTTACTGCGTTCCATTAA